From a single Cytophagales bacterium WSM2-2 genomic region:
- the prmC gene encoding release factor glutamine methyltransferase yields MNRKTTNSKAVFQSIKAGLTLSDLDEAHAIALALMEKYYQLSFTSILAEKEVAFIDLSEIINRLNQHEPLQYVLGEADFFERKFKVNSSVLIPRPETEILIEQVLKTNPIPSRILDVGTGSGCIAITLKLEIPSAQVIALDISEKALQIANENSRILGAEIELVQRNFLEDIVMEPVDLIVSNPPYICSQEKSTMSENVLQFEPHLALFVPDNDPLLFYKAIAQKSKSILTRNGKVIAEINEHLGLEVAALFRNSEFKEVQILKDLDRKDRVLVAVK; encoded by the coding sequence ATGAACCGGAAGACGACTAATTCCAAAGCAGTTTTTCAATCGATCAAAGCGGGTTTAACGTTGAGTGACCTGGACGAGGCTCATGCTATTGCGCTGGCCTTGATGGAAAAATATTATCAACTTTCATTCACCAGCATTCTTGCGGAAAAAGAAGTTGCCTTCATTGATTTATCAGAGATCATCAACCGGCTAAATCAACATGAACCTCTGCAATATGTTTTAGGAGAGGCTGATTTTTTCGAAAGAAAGTTTAAGGTGAATTCATCGGTACTGATACCACGACCGGAGACCGAGATCCTCATTGAACAAGTTTTAAAAACAAACCCTATCCCTTCACGCATCTTGGATGTTGGCACAGGCAGTGGATGTATCGCCATCACCCTGAAACTTGAAATTCCCTCGGCTCAAGTGATTGCGTTGGATATCAGTGAAAAGGCCTTGCAGATTGCGAATGAAAATTCAAGAATTCTTGGGGCGGAAATCGAATTGGTTCAAAGAAATTTTCTGGAGGACATTGTAATGGAACCAGTAGATCTCATCGTGAGCAACCCACCTTACATTTGCTCGCAGGAAAAAAGTACGATGAGTGAAAACGTGTTGCAGTTTGAACCTCATCTGGCTTTATTTGTTCCTGACAATGATCCGTTGCTTTTTTACAAAGCCATTGCCCAAAAAAGTAAATCTATCCTGACGAGGAATGGTAAAGTAATTGCCGAAATCAACGAGCACCTTGGCCTCGAAGTAGCCGCGTTATTTAGAAATTCAGAATTTAAAGAAGTGCAAATTCTTAAGGACCTGGATCGCAAAGACAGGGTCCTGGTGGCTGTCAAATAG
- the ribD gene encoding riboflavin biosynthesis protein RibD — translation MTPDELFMQRAFELALLGAGQVSPNPRVGCVVVHDNKIIGEGWHKKYGEPHAEVNAIASVLDKSILKESTIYVNLEPCSHFGKTPPCSDLLIKHGVKKVMISNVDTNPLVEGKGVKKMKDAGIEVITGILEKEGRELNKRFFTFIEKQRPYVILKWAQTADGFIAQKNFESKWISNELSRHLVHRWRSEEDAVLVGTRTASHDNPSLTVREWSGRNPVRIVIDRFLRLNEHLNLFDRKAKTICYNVLKHEEHNNLVFIRLNENSFVNELVHNLVKQKIQSVIIEGGAQTLGLFMEAKLWDEARVFTSSRSFGEGIAAPILEGKVSSSVYLDADLVEIIFPR, via the coding sequence ATGACTCCCGATGAACTTTTCATGCAGCGCGCCTTTGAACTGGCACTATTGGGTGCCGGGCAGGTGAGCCCCAACCCGAGGGTAGGTTGTGTGGTTGTTCATGACAATAAAATCATCGGGGAGGGCTGGCACAAAAAATATGGAGAACCTCACGCGGAGGTAAATGCGATTGCTTCTGTGCTAGACAAGTCCATATTGAAGGAAAGTACAATTTATGTAAACCTCGAGCCATGCTCACACTTCGGGAAAACTCCTCCTTGTTCGGATTTATTGATTAAACACGGGGTAAAGAAGGTGATGATCTCGAATGTAGATACAAATCCGTTGGTAGAAGGTAAGGGTGTCAAAAAGATGAAAGATGCCGGAATAGAAGTCATCACCGGGATTTTGGAAAAAGAAGGCCGTGAATTGAACAAGCGTTTTTTCACTTTCATAGAGAAGCAGCGACCTTATGTCATTTTGAAATGGGCACAGACAGCAGACGGTTTCATTGCCCAAAAAAACTTTGAATCGAAATGGATAAGTAATGAGTTGTCCAGGCACTTGGTTCACCGCTGGCGTAGCGAGGAGGATGCCGTTTTAGTTGGCACACGAACAGCATCGCATGACAATCCATCACTTACTGTCAGAGAGTGGTCGGGCAGAAATCCGGTGCGGATAGTTATCGATCGGTTCCTACGATTGAATGAACATTTAAATTTATTTGATAGGAAAGCGAAAACAATTTGCTACAATGTTTTAAAGCATGAAGAGCACAACAACCTGGTTTTTATCCGTCTCAATGAAAATAGTTTCGTGAATGAATTGGTTCACAATCTGGTAAAACAAAAAATTCAATCAGTCATTATAGAGGGCGGTGCACAGACACTCGGGCTTTTCATGGAGGCCAAATTGTGGGATGAAGCCAGGGTCTTCACCTCTTCCAGATCTTTTGGAGAAGGTATTGCTGCCCCCATACTTGAAGGAAAAGTCAGTTCTTCAGTTTACCTCGATGCGGACTTAGTAGAAATTATCTTCCCGCGATAA
- the udp gene encoding phosphorylase → MPKISETDLLLNPDGSVYHLNLLPKHVSDTVIAVGDPSRVYMVSQFFDDIEFEMNKREFITHVGKFNGKRITVISTGIGTDNVEIFFSELDALVNIDLKTREPKPRKKKLKVIRIGTSGALQEDIAVGSHLVSDYAVGLDNLMNFYDLPMNDEEAGLAHDIQKKTGLPFMPYVVRGSESLLERIGFDMRKGNTVTSPGFYAPQGRTLRAPVRLPNLLEDLNYYHKGDFWLTNFEMETAGYYAMARLLGHEALSVNAILANRMKNKFVKDPNKVIENLIEKVLERV, encoded by the coding sequence ATGCCTAAAATTTCCGAAACCGATCTTCTCCTCAACCCCGACGGGAGCGTCTATCATCTTAATCTTTTACCAAAACATGTCAGTGACACCGTGATTGCCGTAGGCGATCCAAGCCGGGTGTATATGGTAAGTCAGTTTTTTGATGACATCGAATTCGAGATGAATAAACGCGAGTTTATCACTCATGTCGGGAAATTTAATGGGAAGAGAATTACTGTGATCAGCACAGGAATTGGTACCGACAATGTGGAGATATTTTTTTCAGAGCTGGATGCCCTCGTTAATATCGATTTAAAAACAAGAGAGCCGAAGCCCCGCAAAAAGAAACTCAAGGTGATACGCATTGGAACTTCCGGGGCTCTTCAGGAGGACATTGCGGTAGGCTCACATCTTGTTTCCGATTATGCTGTCGGTCTCGATAACCTGATGAATTTTTATGACCTGCCGATGAATGACGAAGAGGCTGGCCTCGCTCATGACATTCAGAAAAAAACGGGTCTGCCGTTCATGCCTTATGTAGTCCGTGGTTCAGAGTCTCTGCTCGAACGTATCGGTTTCGATATGCGAAAAGGAAATACCGTAACGAGCCCCGGATTTTATGCACCGCAAGGAAGAACGTTGCGTGCACCGGTGCGCCTGCCAAATTTGCTGGAAGACCTCAACTATTATCACAAAGGAGATTTCTGGCTTACGAACTTCGAAATGGAAACAGCCGGATATTACGCTATGGCCAGATTGCTCGGACACGAAGCATTAAGCGTCAATGCTATTCTTGCCAACCGGATGAAAAATAAATTCGTCAAAGACCCAAATAAGGTCATCGAAAACCTGATCGAAAAAGTTCTGGAGAGAGTGTAA
- the kmo gene encoding kynurenine 3-monooxygenase has product MPFDKNQHIAIAGAGLVGSLLSIYLAKRGFRVSVFERRPDMRKQTVDRGRSINLALSNRGLRALDEVGLTDEIKKAAIPMHGRTMHDRLGKLSYQPYGKEGQFINSISRSNLNMVLMNKAESLGVNFFFDHRIASVDFDKTQISFSNHTTSLAFDSIIGADGAFSAVRSSMQITDRIDYSQDYIAHGYKELHIPDANGNFQLEKNSLHIWPRESFMLIALPNPDGSFTCTLFFPFDGQLSFNSLKTSGDVENFLKETFPDALTLMPGAVSDFVNTPASSLVTMKCFPWVKNKTLVIGDAAHAIVPFYGQGMNAGFEDCRILNQLLDQASDWPALFDQFQKSRKPNTDAIAQLALDNFIEMRDLVGDAKFLLRKKIEAKLNQLYPEHWIPLYTMVTFREDISYADALTTGQKQKQIMDEVMRRVNIETTWEQLDFESIVNKLKAYA; this is encoded by the coding sequence ATGCCCTTCGATAAAAACCAACACATCGCTATTGCGGGAGCCGGACTGGTCGGCTCACTTCTTTCAATCTATTTAGCTAAACGAGGGTTCCGGGTTTCCGTCTTCGAGCGCAGACCTGATATGCGCAAGCAAACTGTTGATCGCGGCCGATCAATCAATCTCGCGTTAAGCAACCGTGGACTTAGGGCCTTGGATGAAGTCGGACTGACGGATGAAATTAAGAAAGCCGCAATTCCGATGCACGGTAGAACAATGCATGATCGTCTTGGAAAATTGAGTTATCAGCCCTACGGTAAAGAAGGGCAGTTCATCAACTCAATCTCCCGGAGCAATTTGAATATGGTGCTCATGAACAAAGCGGAGTCGCTCGGGGTTAATTTCTTCTTTGACCACCGGATCGCTTCTGTTGATTTTGACAAGACCCAGATCTCCTTTTCAAATCATACCACTTCACTTGCGTTCGATTCTATTATCGGTGCAGACGGTGCATTCTCAGCCGTACGGAGCTCAATGCAAATTACCGACCGGATAGATTATTCACAGGATTACATTGCTCACGGCTATAAAGAGCTGCACATTCCAGATGCTAATGGAAATTTTCAGCTCGAAAAAAACTCATTACATATCTGGCCGCGTGAAAGTTTTATGCTCATCGCCCTTCCAAATCCGGATGGAAGTTTTACCTGCACATTATTTTTCCCTTTTGATGGTCAATTGTCTTTCAATTCACTAAAGACTTCAGGTGATGTTGAGAATTTTCTAAAGGAGACCTTTCCGGATGCCCTTACATTAATGCCGGGTGCTGTCAGTGATTTTGTCAACACACCGGCTTCATCATTGGTGACCATGAAATGTTTCCCCTGGGTCAAAAACAAAACACTGGTGATCGGAGATGCTGCACACGCCATTGTTCCTTTTTATGGACAAGGCATGAATGCGGGGTTTGAAGACTGTCGGATACTAAATCAATTACTTGACCAGGCTTCCGATTGGCCAGCACTCTTTGATCAGTTCCAGAAATCGAGGAAACCAAATACAGACGCTATTGCGCAACTGGCGCTGGATAATTTTATCGAAATGCGTGACCTCGTAGGCGATGCAAAATTCTTATTGCGAAAGAAGATTGAAGCCAAGCTTAATCAATTATATCCTGAACACTGGATACCCTTGTATACAATGGTCACGTTCCGGGAAGATATCAGTTACGCAGACGCACTCACCACTGGTCAAAAGCAAAAGCAAATCATGGACGAAGTGATGAGGCGTGTTAACATAGAAACAACATGGGAGCAATTGGATTTTGAAAGCATCGTGAATAAATTGAAGGCTTATGCCTAA
- the kynU gene encoding kynureninase, translating into MKFEKSASFAKKLDQQDPLRTCRSLFLLPKVNGKRAVYLTGNSLGLQPKSTKKFVNEELTDWAELGVEGHFHSRRPWLHYHKFSKKALAKVVGGKPLEVVAMNQLTVNLHLMLTSFYRPTKERYKILTEAGAFSSDQYAFESQVKSHGFNPTDAIIELLPREGEFILRTEDILQKIEANKTSIALVIFGGVQYYSGQFFDIKNITYAAHQAGAVAGFDLAHAAGNVPLELHNDEVDFAVWCGYKYLNSGPGGMAGAFVHEKHALNFEIPRHAGWWGHDDKERFQMKKGFRPMPGVDGWQLSNFPVLSGAAQLASLEIFNKVGMKALRKKSLLLTGFLEFLLESIDGFENHFTIITPSDPQARGCQLSILMKKNGKKVFDRITRTGVVADWREPNVIRVAPVPLYNTFEEVFSFAQIFANALR; encoded by the coding sequence ATGAAGTTTGAAAAATCCGCGTCTTTCGCCAAAAAACTAGATCAGCAAGATCCTCTTCGCACCTGTCGGTCACTTTTTCTTCTACCCAAAGTCAATGGGAAGAGAGCTGTTTATCTTACAGGTAACTCGCTGGGACTTCAACCCAAGTCAACAAAGAAATTTGTCAATGAAGAATTGACTGACTGGGCTGAGTTGGGTGTTGAAGGTCATTTTCACTCCCGGAGGCCGTGGCTCCACTATCACAAATTCAGCAAAAAAGCCCTGGCAAAGGTAGTCGGGGGCAAGCCGCTGGAGGTTGTAGCAATGAACCAACTTACGGTGAACCTACACCTGATGTTGACTTCCTTCTATCGCCCTACGAAAGAGCGGTATAAAATCTTAACGGAAGCGGGCGCGTTTTCTTCCGATCAATATGCATTTGAATCGCAGGTGAAAAGCCATGGATTCAATCCGACTGATGCAATTATCGAATTACTACCACGTGAGGGAGAATTCATTCTTCGCACAGAAGATATCCTGCAAAAAATAGAAGCGAACAAAACTTCGATTGCACTCGTGATTTTTGGAGGTGTGCAATATTATTCCGGGCAATTTTTTGATATTAAAAATATAACATATGCTGCTCACCAGGCTGGCGCTGTTGCAGGATTTGACCTCGCCCACGCTGCCGGCAATGTTCCTCTCGAACTTCACAACGATGAAGTTGATTTTGCCGTTTGGTGTGGTTACAAGTATCTGAATTCAGGGCCGGGTGGTATGGCCGGTGCTTTTGTTCATGAAAAACATGCCCTTAATTTTGAGATTCCCCGACATGCGGGCTGGTGGGGCCATGATGACAAAGAGCGCTTCCAAATGAAAAAAGGATTCCGGCCAATGCCAGGAGTCGATGGCTGGCAACTTTCAAATTTTCCCGTACTATCGGGAGCTGCCCAGTTGGCTTCACTCGAGATTTTCAATAAGGTGGGCATGAAAGCACTTCGCAAAAAGAGTCTCCTACTCACAGGCTTCCTTGAATTCTTGCTGGAATCAATTGACGGTTTCGAGAATCATTTTACCATCATCACTCCTTCTGATCCGCAGGCGAGAGGTTGTCAGCTTTCCATATTGATGAAAAAGAACGGTAAGAAAGTTTTTGACCGTATTACCCGTACGGGAGTTGTTGCTGACTGGCGCGAGCCAAACGTAATCCGTGTGGCACCTGTTCCACTGTACAACACATTTGAAGAAGTCTTTTCATTCGCACAGATCTTTGCCAATGCCCTTCGATAA
- the ogt gene encoding methylated-DNA--protein-cysteine methyltransferase, whose product MKGIAYCSSPVGELQIESENEEITMLGFLWDPKVSEVRTPVIDQCISELSEYFSGRRKFFSFPIGLRGSEFQVKVWSELLNIPFGKTISYQELAIRIGDIKSIRAVGLANGQNPVAIAVPCHRVIGKSGDLVGYGGGLERKVWLLEHEGAMQKQLSIF is encoded by the coding sequence GTGAAAGGAATCGCTTACTGCTCATCTCCTGTCGGTGAATTGCAAATCGAGTCTGAAAATGAAGAGATCACCATGCTTGGATTCTTATGGGATCCTAAAGTGAGCGAAGTCCGCACACCAGTTATTGATCAGTGTATTTCAGAATTAAGTGAATATTTTTCCGGAAGAAGGAAATTCTTTTCTTTCCCGATAGGACTGAGAGGTTCTGAGTTTCAGGTAAAAGTGTGGAGTGAATTATTAAACATCCCTTTCGGAAAGACGATCTCCTATCAAGAGCTGGCAATTCGTATTGGTGACATCAAGTCCATCCGTGCTGTAGGTCTTGCAAATGGTCAGAACCCGGTAGCAATTGCAGTGCCCTGTCACCGTGTGATCGGCAAAAGCGGTGATCTCGTTGGCTATGGCGGAGGTTTGGAAAGAAAAGTCTGGCTGCTCGAACACGAGGGTGCCATGCAAAAACAGCTCTCAATATTTTGA
- the haaO gene encoding 3-hydroxyanthranilate 3,4-dioxygenase: protein MVAQKINDMAVRRPFNLNQWIADNRDLLKPPVGNKNLYADAGDYIVMIVGGPNARKDFHFNQTEELFYQLQGNINVRIQEDGKAVDIPIKEGEMFLLPANTPHRPERPANSVGLVIECKRAAQTYEDGLIWFCDNCNNKLHEYRFHLDNIEKDFIPRFKEFYGSKEFRTCKKCGTVMEADPRFSG, encoded by the coding sequence TTGGTAGCACAAAAAATCAACGACATGGCCGTCCGAAGACCTTTCAATTTAAATCAATGGATTGCAGATAATCGTGATCTGCTAAAACCTCCGGTCGGAAATAAGAATCTATATGCTGATGCAGGTGATTACATCGTAATGATCGTAGGCGGTCCCAATGCCCGAAAAGACTTTCACTTCAACCAAACGGAAGAACTATTCTATCAACTTCAGGGCAACATCAATGTGCGCATCCAGGAAGATGGGAAAGCGGTAGATATCCCCATTAAGGAAGGGGAAATGTTTTTACTCCCCGCAAACACACCTCATCGTCCGGAGCGACCGGCCAACTCCGTTGGGTTAGTTATTGAATGCAAACGCGCGGCACAAACTTATGAAGACGGACTGATCTGGTTTTGCGATAACTGCAACAACAAGTTGCATGAATACCGTTTCCACCTCGACAACATTGAAAAAGATTTTATACCCCGTTTTAAGGAATTTTATGGTTCCAAAGAATTCCGTACTTGCAAGAAATGTGGGACAGTGATGGAGGCAGATCCGCGGTTCAGCGGATAA
- the paaJ gene encoding acetyl-CoA acetyltransferase, which translates to MQSAYIIDILRTPIGKYAGSLATVRPDDLAALVVKKLLERNPSIDVNQIEDVVFGAANQAGEDNRNVARMAALLAGLPTTVGGVTVNRLCASGLQAIMDASRGIIHGDGQLYIAGGVESMTRAPFVMAKGDEAFSRKTEIYDTTIGWRFTNPKLAKMYHPFSMGETAENVAEKWKVSREDQDKFALSSQQKYAQAHAAGKFKEEMIAVTVAKGKENFIFDKDENPRESTLEKLGTLKPAFKEGGSVTAGNSSGINDGSAASLIASEEFVKKNNLKPLARVVSVAIAGVDPAYMGIGPVPATQKALQRAGLKISDLGLIELNEAFASQAIASMRDLGLDSSIVNVNGGSIAIGHPLGCSGVRISATLIHEMKKRNVKYGLASMCIGVGQGAAIIYENV; encoded by the coding sequence ATGCAAAGCGCTTATATCATTGACATTCTCCGTACACCCATTGGAAAATATGCGGGTTCACTCGCAACTGTACGGCCAGACGACCTTGCAGCTCTGGTAGTCAAAAAACTCCTAGAGCGCAATCCTTCCATTGATGTCAATCAGATTGAAGATGTTGTTTTTGGTGCGGCCAACCAAGCAGGAGAAGACAACCGGAACGTAGCGCGAATGGCTGCTCTGCTTGCCGGACTTCCGACTACGGTTGGTGGTGTCACCGTTAACAGGTTGTGTGCATCCGGGTTACAAGCGATTATGGATGCTTCACGCGGAATAATTCATGGCGATGGTCAATTATATATTGCCGGTGGCGTGGAGAGCATGACCCGTGCACCTTTCGTGATGGCTAAAGGTGATGAAGCTTTTTCGAGAAAGACCGAAATCTATGACACGACTATAGGCTGGCGGTTTACCAATCCGAAGCTCGCCAAAATGTATCATCCATTCAGCATGGGGGAGACCGCAGAGAATGTCGCTGAAAAATGGAAAGTGAGTCGTGAAGACCAGGACAAATTCGCTTTGTCGTCACAACAAAAATATGCCCAGGCACATGCTGCCGGGAAATTCAAGGAGGAGATGATTGCAGTGACAGTCGCTAAAGGCAAGGAGAATTTTATTTTCGACAAAGATGAAAATCCGCGTGAGTCAACACTCGAGAAATTAGGCACGCTGAAACCTGCCTTCAAAGAAGGGGGAAGTGTTACCGCAGGAAATTCATCCGGAATCAACGATGGCTCGGCTGCAAGTCTCATTGCGAGTGAAGAATTCGTCAAAAAAAATAACCTCAAGCCTCTAGCAAGAGTTGTGTCCGTTGCTATAGCGGGTGTTGATCCTGCGTACATGGGCATTGGTCCGGTTCCTGCCACACAAAAAGCTTTACAACGCGCAGGGTTAAAAATTTCTGACCTCGGCTTGATTGAATTGAACGAGGCTTTTGCCTCACAGGCCATCGCCAGCATGCGCGACCTGGGCCTTGACTCATCGATTGTAAATGTAAATGGAGGCTCTATTGCCATTGGGCACCCCCTGGGTTGCAGCGGTGTGCGCATCAGTGCAACGTTGATCCACGAAATGAAGAAGCGCAATGTGAAATACGGACTTGCCTCGATGTGTATAGGTGTCGGACAAGGTGCAGCTATTATTTATGAGAATGTTTAG